A stretch of the Uranotaenia lowii strain MFRU-FL chromosome 3, ASM2978415v1, whole genome shotgun sequence genome encodes the following:
- the LOC129750764 gene encoding prismalin-14-like yields MFKVICFFLLLAVVSCIPAPPQPIPAVFAPHLRVARQAQQPNKDAPVEKSAIVESGDDQTKSAADDMEGAETFGFGFHKHIHVYPSYRSFYPSYYGGYGYGGYGGYYNDYGYGYAPYYY; encoded by the exons ATGTTCAAG gTGATTTGCTTCTTTCTGTTGTTGGCAGTCGTTTCGTGTATTCCTGCGCCTCCCCAGCCGATTCCCGCTGTATTTGCTCCACATTTGAGGGTTGCCCGGCAGGCTCAACAACCCAACAAGGATGCTCCCGTAGAAAAATCCGCCATCGTTGAATCAGGAGACGATCAGACGAAATCGGCGGCCGACGATATGGAGGGAGCTGAGACTTTCGGATTCGGATTCCACAAACACATCCACGTGTATCCGTCCTACCGATCATTCTATCCATCTTACTATGGCGGATACGGATATGGAGGCTATGGAGGATATTACAACGATTATGGATACGGTTACGCTCCGTACTATTATTAG